Genomic DNA from Marinobacter sp. MDS2:
GGAGAAAGCATGAGCACCAAATGGCTAAAAACACTGGGTGCCGGCCTGGCACTTTCCGTAGCCGCAACGTCGGTCAGTGCAGAAACCCTTCGCGTGGTCACCGACCCCAGTTTCGTTCCATTTGAAATGATGGATCAGGAAACCGGCGAAATGATCGGTTTCGATATGGAGATCATTGCCGCGGTTGCCGAACGGGCAGGCTTTGACTACGACCTCAACACCATGGACTTCAACGGCATTATCCCCGCCCTGCAAACGGGCAACGTAGACATCGCCATCGCCGGGATTACCATTACCGAAGAGCGTGGTGAGATCGTTGATTTCTCCGATCCCTATTACGATTCCGGCCTCCGCATTCTGGTCCGCACCGGCTCCGACATGGACGAGATGTCGGATCTTGAAGGCAAGAAAATCGGCTCCAAAATCGGCAGTACCAGTTACGACTACCTGATGAAATCCCTCGAAGACGATGACGGCGTTACCCCGTACCCGGGCAGCTCCGATATGTACATGGCGCTGATGTCTCGTGCCATCGACGCTGTTTTTTATGACGCACCGAACGTCGGCTACTTTGCCAGCACCAAAGGCAAGGGCAAGGTCGAAGTCGTTGGCCCTCTGTACGAAGGTCAGCAGTACGGCATTGCTCTGAAGAAAGGCAGCAAGTGGGTTGGCCCTGTCAACGAAGCGCTGGCCGAAATCAAAGAAGACGGCACCTACAAAACCATTTACGAAAAATGGTTCGGGCCGATGCCTGAAGACCAATAAACCTCCACGCGCTCCGGTCAGGGCGCACGATGCCCTGACCGGTTCCTCCCAACCCAACGGAGACACACACTGTGGAATTCCAGTTTCAATTTGACTGGCAGGCAGCGATACATGCCATCCCCTATCTCGCCAAGGGCATTCCCTACACCCTGATGATTTCCTTCGGTGGCCTTGCCATCGGTTTTATCCTGGGCATTATTTTCGGTTTGCTCAGCATCAACAAAAAATGGTTTCTGCGCTGGCCGGCCACCGCTTACATCGAAATATTTCGCGGCACGCCCATTCTCGTACAGGTACTTTTTATCTTCTATGGCTTACCCGATTTGGTCGGCGGCCCCATTGACCCGCTCACAGCCGGTATCGCCGCGATTGCTTTGAACTCCGGGGCGTATATTTCGGAAGTCGTTCGTGGCGGCGTACAGTCCATTGCCAAGGGCCAAAGCGAAGCGGGCTTGTCTTTGGGTTTGTCCCGCACACAAACATTCTGGTCAATCATCTGGCCGCAGGCTTTCCGGCGCATGATTCCGCCGCTCGGCAACCAGGCCATCGTGAGCATCAAGGACACCTCCCTGTTCTCGGTCATCGGTGTCGGCGAACTGGTTCGTCAAGGCCAGGTTTACATAGCCAACACCTTTACCGCCTTTGAGGTGTATTTCGTGGTGGCGCTGATGTACTTGGCGATTACCTTGTCCTTGTCTCTGGTTCTGCGGCTGATGGAACGCCGCGGCCTTGCATCCGTCTGAAGGAATTCGAACCATGACTCAGATTGTAACGATGAAGGGCATGAACAAGTATTTCGGCAAATTGCATGTCCTGAAAGATATCGACCTGACCGTTGAACAGGGTGAAGTGGTGGTGATCATCGGTGCCAGTGGCTCCGGCAAATCCACCCTGATCCGCTGCGTGAACGGTCTGGAAGAATATGAATCCGGCACCCTGAGTGTCGATAATCAAGACCTGGCCCCAAAGGGCGGTAACCAGAAAACACTGGCAGAGATCCGCAAAGAAGTGGGCATGGTGTTCCAGCAGTTCAATCTGTTCCCTCACCTGACCGTGAGGAAGAACATTATGCTGGCACCGATGAAAGTGAAAAACACCTCGCAGGTTGTGGCCAACGCCACCGCAGAGCGGCTTTTGGAGCGGGTGGGCATCGGCAACCAGGCCGACAAGTACCCCAGCCAGCTTTCGGGCGGACAGCAACAACGGGTCGCCATTGCCCGCGCATTGGCGATGGAACCCAGGCTGATGTTGTTTGACGAGCCAACCTCTGCGCTGGATCCGGAAATGATTGGTGAAGTTCTGGACGTTATGCGGGAGCTGGCCAAAGAAGGCATGACCATGATGGTGGTCACCCACGAAATGGGCTTTGCTCGCGAAGTGGCCGACCGGGTTATTTACATTCACGAAGGGCAGATTGTCGAAGAAGGCAAACCCTCGGACGTGTTCGATAATCCGCAAAACGAGAGAACACAAGCGTTTCTGTCTCGGGTTCTGGCTCACTAGCGAACTGCGTCTAACCTCATTCCCCCCGATTTCAGCCGGCCGTGAGACCGCCCGAAATCGGGGTTTCTGCATCAAAAGGATTGTTTTCAACCATGGTTCTATCGACCGCTCAGCCCCACGCCTACTATGAAAGCAACCGGTTACTGGCTGAATACGCCGAATTCCACTTTGGCGACCCGTGGTATGGCGTCGAAAACTTCCCGAAAGCGCTGGCGGACCGTGCACTAAGCGTGATGACAGGCAAGCCAACGGGTAAAGCTCTGGATCTGG
This window encodes:
- a CDS encoding transporter substrate-binding domain-containing protein, translating into MSTKWLKTLGAGLALSVAATSVSAETLRVVTDPSFVPFEMMDQETGEMIGFDMEIIAAVAERAGFDYDLNTMDFNGIIPALQTGNVDIAIAGITITEERGEIVDFSDPYYDSGLRILVRTGSDMDEMSDLEGKKIGSKIGSTSYDYLMKSLEDDDGVTPYPGSSDMYMALMSRAIDAVFYDAPNVGYFASTKGKGKVEVVGPLYEGQQYGIALKKGSKWVGPVNEALAEIKEDGTYKTIYEKWFGPMPEDQ
- a CDS encoding amino acid ABC transporter permease, whose protein sequence is MEFQFQFDWQAAIHAIPYLAKGIPYTLMISFGGLAIGFILGIIFGLLSINKKWFLRWPATAYIEIFRGTPILVQVLFIFYGLPDLVGGPIDPLTAGIAAIALNSGAYISEVVRGGVQSIAKGQSEAGLSLGLSRTQTFWSIIWPQAFRRMIPPLGNQAIVSIKDTSLFSVIGVGELVRQGQVYIANTFTAFEVYFVVALMYLAITLSLSLVLRLMERRGLASV
- a CDS encoding amino acid ABC transporter ATP-binding protein, coding for MTQIVTMKGMNKYFGKLHVLKDIDLTVEQGEVVVIIGASGSGKSTLIRCVNGLEEYESGTLSVDNQDLAPKGGNQKTLAEIRKEVGMVFQQFNLFPHLTVRKNIMLAPMKVKNTSQVVANATAERLLERVGIGNQADKYPSQLSGGQQQRVAIARALAMEPRLMLFDEPTSALDPEMIGEVLDVMRELAKEGMTMMVVTHEMGFAREVADRVIYIHEGQIVEEGKPSDVFDNPQNERTQAFLSRVLAH